The DNA sequence TCCATTTTATCGGCAGTCATTAAGGTAAGATTAACAAAAATAACTATAACCGCTGTTACAATAATAAAAGCTGTTTTTCACTCAATAAACGACTATCTTATAGGTCCTGCAAAGGTCTGCGGCAGTCAAACCAAAGCCGGCGATTGACAAAAACAAAATTATAAGTAGTCTTAAATCGTTAAATTTATTCTTAAAAGAGCGATTTTGGATTCATCCGTCAAAAAAGATGTATTTGCCGAGATAAAAACCGGAGCGGTAATTGTCGCTCATCCGGATGATGAAACTCTATGGGCAGGCGGCACCATACTGATGCATCCTGAAATTAACTGGACGATAATGACGTTATGCAGAAAATCCGACCCGGACAGGGCGCCCAAATTTCTTAAGGTCGCAAATATCCTCGGAGCCAAAGGCTTTATGGCAGACCTCGACGATGGCCCCGACCAGAAACCTCTGGAACAATCCGATATTCAGCGTACAATCTTAAATACCCTGCCGGTAAGAAGTTTTGATGTTATTATGACCCATAATCCCAAAGGCGAATATACAAGACATCTGCGGCATGAGGAAGTTTCGCAGGCGGTTTCAGGCCTTTTCAAAAAACAGGACCTGAAAGCTGGAAAACTGTTGTTTTTCGCTTATGAGGACGGCGGGAAAAAATATCCGCCGCGGCCCCGAAAAGATGCTGATATTGTGATTAATCTGCCGAAAAACATTTGGCAAAAGAAAAAAGATATTATAATTAACAGTTATGGTTTTTCACCCGATAGTTTCGAAGCGACGGCTGCTTCGGATGTCGAGGCGTACCAAATATTGAAGAATGA is a window from the Phycisphaerae bacterium genome containing:
- a CDS encoding PIG-L family deacetylase, whose amino-acid sequence is MDSSVKKDVFAEIKTGAVIVAHPDDETLWAGGTILMHPEINWTIMTLCRKSDPDRAPKFLKVANILGAKGFMADLDDGPDQKPLEQSDIQRTILNTLPVRSFDVIMTHNPKGEYTRHLRHEEVSQAVSGLFKKQDLKAGKLLFFAYEDGGKKYPPRPRKDADIVINLPKNIWQKKKDIIINSYGFSPDSFEATAASDVEAYQILKNED